GAAGTGTATGCGATCGTCGGTGCGTTTAAATTCGAACGGAATGATTTGCATTTGACGGAAGAGAAAAAGCAGGCCATCGTTGCAAAATGCAGTAATAACGAATACAAGCAATTCGGAAAATATACGGTAAGTGAAGTGGGCACGATCGACGGATGGAAATTCTTTTTCGACGATAACCGCTGGATGATGATCCGCGCATCCGGAACAGAACCGGTTTTGAGAACTTACGCAGAAGCACCGACTCTGGAAGAAGTAAGGGAAATCCTGAAAGTAACCGAGGAAACAATTTGTAAATAAAAAAAAACGTCAGCCTGAACTGACGTTTTTCTTTTAATGGTGTCCGTGACCTCTTCCGTGACCCGGATGATGACTAGGTCCGGGTCCGTGATGAGGGCCACGACCACGTTCTTTCACTATTACTGTGCGTTCTTCTACGTAAACCGGTCTTTCCACATAAACGGGTCTTCTTTCGATATAAACCGGTCGCGGATGCGGTGCAGAATTAATTTCTACATGAAAACTAACATTCGGTTTAGGTCTGCTTTCTGCATAAACTCTTACTGCACGTGCCGGTGGCGGCGCAGGAGCGCGGTATTCCACATAAGCTCTTCGATGCTCTACATTGTAATAATAAGGGTGTTCCGATGCTATCCACATTTCAATGCGTGGAGAATCGGAATAGGTAAAATAACTGGCTGACCAATAATAATGCGGTACAGGTTTCCAGTAATTATGGTCCCAAACGAAGTAAACACTTTCAACGGGATCGTAATAAACGTTTTGTCTCGGGTAATAATAATACCGGTGTTTTTTCGGTGGATGCCCGGGATGCGCATACGAGTTCCCTGTCATGCTTAAAGCGAAACAAAGCATCAATATGCGGGCTGCGAATTTCATTGAATTTTTCATGACTAAGTGTTTTTGATTCGTACCGGGAAATAGTCAAGTGCTTTGCCAATTCCACCCGATAAGCCTGTTAAAAAAATGAAAATGCCTTTAAAATCGAGGGAAGCAAAAAAACAATTCTATTGATAAATAATAATGCGCGGTTACTGCTTTGTTTCAAAATGAATAACGTATTTTCAAATTGAAAAAAGTTTAGAATTAGAAACAAAAGGAAGAGACCAGATGCATCGCGTCCTCTCTTTTGATTATTTTTGGGAGTATCATTGAATTAAAGGCATGGCAGGTTCAAGTTTTGGAAACATTATTCGCTTAAGCACCTTCGGGGAATCTCACGGCGTAGCTGTCGGAGGTATTCTGGAAGGAATTCCTGCCGGATTTTTAATTGATTTGGAGGCCATTCAAAAAGAACTCGACCGTAGAAGGCCAGGACAATCGGCAATTGTTACGCAACGAAAAGAGTCTGATAAAGTGCGTTTTCTCTCCGGGATTTTCGAAGGAAAAACCCTGGGAACTCCCATTGGTTTCCTGGTTGAAAACGAAGATCAGAGATCGGCTGATTACAACGAATTGGAGAAAGCATTCAGGCCTTCACATGCAGATTTTACGTACCAGCAGAAATACGGCATTCGCGATTACCGCGGTGGTGGACGTTCCTCAGCGCGGGAAACCGTTTCAAGGGTAGTTGCAGGTGCAATTGCCAAACAGGTATTGGCACACGAAGGAATTCGGATCGATGCTTTTGTGGATAAAATTGGTCCGTTGGAGTGGACCGGAACCTGGAATCCGGAATTGAAAGATATCAGTGAATCAACCGTTGTGCGCGTTCCTTCGTTAGAGTTGGCAGAACAAATGGAAGCATTGATTCGCGAGGTACGGAAAGAAGGTGATACCATCGGAGGACGTATCCGCTGTGTCATAGAAGGAGTTCCTGCCGGACTTGGAGAGCCCGTTTTTGATAAATTGCATGCAGAATTGGGAAAAGCAATGCTTTCCATCAATGCCGTAAAAGGTTTTGAGATTGGTTCCGGCTTCGGTTCGGTAACCATGAAGGGTTCTGAGCACAATGATCTATTTACGACCGACGGAAAAACAAAAACCAATCATTCCGGCGGTATTCAGGGAGGAATTTCCAACGGCATGCCGATCGACTTCCGGGTTGCATTTAAACCGGTAGCAACGATTATGCAAACGCAGGAAACGATCAACGAATCCTTTGAACCTGTTTCCCTGAGTGGAAAAGGCCGTCACGATCCATGTGTGGTCCCAAGAGCAGTTCCCATCGTGGAAACCATGGCTGCACTCGTTATCCTTGATTACCTGTTTATCCAAAAAGCCTATCACTAAATGACGCAAGGTTTAGAAAAAATCCTGGCTAAGAGATGGATGATTTTCCTGTTGTTCCTCTCATTGACCTATTTATTCGGAACGAAATCAGACAGGAGATACGGCTGGACGAAAACGGTAGCCAAACAAGTCATACCAATTTCTTCGGATGCTGCCGGATACTATGCATTCCTGCCCGAATGGTTTATTTATGAAGGAAACAATTTCGCGTTCCACGACAGTATCCGCGATAAATATCCGAAAGCCGGATTTGAGGATGGCGTTGAAAGAAATGAAGACGGAACATACCACGACAAGTATTTCACAGGAACCGCTCAATGCCTGACACCATTTTTCCTGATCGGGCACGCACATG
The window above is part of the Fluviicola sp. genome. Proteins encoded here:
- the aroC gene encoding chorismate synthase; translated protein: MAGSSFGNIIRLSTFGESHGVAVGGILEGIPAGFLIDLEAIQKELDRRRPGQSAIVTQRKESDKVRFLSGIFEGKTLGTPIGFLVENEDQRSADYNELEKAFRPSHADFTYQQKYGIRDYRGGGRSSARETVSRVVAGAIAKQVLAHEGIRIDAFVDKIGPLEWTGTWNPELKDISESTVVRVPSLELAEQMEALIREVRKEGDTIGGRIRCVIEGVPAGLGEPVFDKLHAELGKAMLSINAVKGFEIGSGFGSVTMKGSEHNDLFTTDGKTKTNHSGGIQGGISNGMPIDFRVAFKPVATIMQTQETINESFEPVSLSGKGRHDPCVVPRAVPIVETMAALVILDYLFIQKAYH